The segment ATGTTCTGATTGTGtcaaattttttgttttctttagacAATTTTTTTACAGAGACATTTTCTTTAGAGGATTGGGATGTGTTTGATTTTTTGAGCAAATTTGACTGCTGATGCTGGTCATGCATCAAAAGTCATGGGCCAAGCCCACCACTTATGTTAGCCCACACCAATTTTTGCCAAGTAAGCGTTGATTTCCATTTTTTTCGTTTGGGCACATTGCTTTCAGGACACTCACTTGTATGACATTTTTTTCTTGGGCTAAAATCACAACATATAAGAATAAACACTGTAAAATCATCGGTCACGTTGACTCTATTCGCCGGTAAATAATTAGCTGCTCAGCTCATGCGCTTATGGTCCGGCCGCCGTCGATGTAGACGACTTGGCCGGTGACGTAGGAGGCCGCCGGCATGCAGAGGAACGACACCACGGACGCGACCTCCGCCGGCTCGCCGCTCCGCCGCATCGGGATGCGCGAGAGCTCCCGCTCCAGGGACTCCGGCTGGACCTGATTCATCATGTCCGTCGTGACGACGCCTGGCGCGACGCAGTTCACACGAATCTTGTCGCGGGCCCACTCGGCAGCCAAGCTCCTTGTCAGCTGGTTCATTcctcctgcatgcatgcaaacgaGAATGTACAtaaggataaaaaaaaatgatttacaTATGCGTGTTGCGAGATTTGTTTTGTCCAACAAAAAATTATGTGAATGCTCCGCTTCGTTACAAACAAAAGCAAATTAATTCTTGAAGTTgccgtgaattttttttttttttgcgggatCATGAAAAATATGAAGTTACCTAATACCTATGTAAACTTGTTTATGCAGTGATTAAAGTCCAGGCAAAAAGAATCTAAGCCCCCACATCCCCTGATGTATTTGCTGACCGAACTTTTTGGGAAATAACTATATAAGAATATTCTAAATTCATTTTaaattccaaaattttcaaCCTTTTATGGGATGCAAATATTTTTAGCATGTACACATGCTACCTTTAGCGGTGCAGTAGAGCGCGAGCCCTGGTATGCCCAGATGGCCCGCAATGGAGGAGATGTTGACgatgctgccccctcctccggGGATAGAGGTGCCGAGGAGAAGAGGGTGCGCGAGCTGGCTGAGGTGGAAAATCGACTCCAAATTGGTTGTCATGAAATGCGCATAGTCCTCCGCCGCGCACTCCATCGCTGGCTTCATGAGCAGTTGTGCTGCGTTGTTCACctgtgcatgtatatatatggttTTACGAGTGCAATTCCGTTGCATATATATTGTTCATAGAATCAAGTCAGCTTTGAGATTCATGCTGGAGCCTTGTTACGTAACTTCAGCACGAATCATAAGCAATTTCAATTTTCAGCACGAACCATACAATCGAGGCAGTTTGATGGGATTTTATTTACTCCAGCACGAATCATAAGCAATTTCAATTTTCAGCTGTAAGGATAGCACAAGTCGTTTCACTTTTCTCGCGCTTTTGAGTAAGTGACCGTCTGATTAGTAATCTTTTGGCGGGAGTTTGTTTGGCTATGCTTACCAGGATGTCGAGCTTGCCGGCGAAGGTCTCCTTCACCGCGGCCATGAGGTTCTCGCGGTCGGCGCGCACGGAGACGTCGCAGACGGAGACGGTGACGGCGAGCCCCTTCTCCGCCCACCGCCGGCGGCACTCCTCCAGCTCCGCCGCGTTGCGGGAGCACGTGTGCACCCGCGCGCCGAAGCCGGCCAGCTCCTCCACTATCGCGTGCCCGATCCCTTTGCTGCCGCCGGTGATGAGCGCCGTCGCGCCGGCCAGGCTCCACCTCTCCTCCCTGCTGCTCCCGCCGCTGCCCGCCATCTCCGTGCAACTTGGGTATTAATTGTGCTGCACTGCTGCCCCTGGTGCACGTCCGTACGTATATAAACACAATTTGGAACGACTAACCGATCTTTCAGATATTCATATATATGTCCTTTAGTTTTCTTTTGTTAGTAATTAGTATCAGACAGACTCTTGGTACGTAGTACATAGCTAGTCAAGAAGATATAATTTCTCCATTGGGTGATTTTTAGTCAGAAGAGAACAAAATACAAGTTTGGAGCCTCCTCCACACGCACCGCAGAAAAACATGCTTCAATCCCAGCTGATCGAGACGGCGACGCAGCCACTGAGCACGCTACTAGAGGTCATTTCTTCCATTAGTTCCTCATCTCTAGCACGGGCCACAGCACCACACATTCAAACAGGGAAGGGCTTCATCCATTCGGTGGTgtattctaggattttttttttctatatattctTTAAAACCGGATTTTACAAATATACGCAtccgttttgaaaaattataaatctatACGTCTGTTGTCCGTTGGAAGGGTGACAGGGGCAAATCTATACGTCTGTCGCCCGTTGGAAGGatgacaaaaataaaaaaaattatattttaatgctcttaaaattcaaaacactattaaaatagtcatgaaaaattctaaaaattatttgtgATGTAGAGGATATTATCATCTAGCTCTCCTTAAATTTTCAACTTAACAATTACTTGTagaatgaaaaacaaaaaagacataTTTCATGATCTTAAAAATTGtcctttttttctcatcttaccTGTCATATTTTTATGAGAAATTCTACATTTGCCATTTAATAATCACCAATTCTACGATTttccatcgaataaattctgtttacttctataccatcgaataaataatTCGGTTCCTTATCCGCCATCGAGTCaactgattttttaaaaattccgAAACTGCCCTCCGCAGCCcattatgaacagtacccgagagctcaaaaaagtaaaaaaatatgtcaatttttgtgcacgctctataattcataatcaacccattttaactgcattcactaaaaaataatgtgtaaaattcaaactaaaaatccttaaaatgtgctacttttgtaacttctcgcaatttttaagcctcacaAAAActtacaaaaaatctgagaaaatttactaatatttctctaatgtgatgtaataatttttaaaattatctcctgcggtgaaaaagtgagttctttgaAATGCACaatattacaaaagtagcacattttgaggaattttagtttgaattctacatagtatttttaggtgaatacagttaaaatgggttgattatgaattatagagcgtgcacaaaaatcaacatattttttgtgactttttttagctctcgggtactgttcataatgGGCTGAAACAGTCCAGCGGAGGGCAGTTtcagaattttaaaaaaattagatgacTCGATGGCGGATAAGTAACCGAatcatttattcgatggtatagaagtaaacggaatttattcgatggcaaatcgtagaATCAGTGGTTATTCGATGACAAATCGTAGAATTTCTCTACATAGACAGCTCAGATTTGTACCGACGATTCctgtacaaatcatttgtacAAACAACTTCAAACTGAAGCCATCTGTGCTACTTATCGGTTCTAACGACTTCAGAACTAGAGCCGTCTATATGTgcatttgtacagatggttttATTTATAAAACCATTTATATTAATCATTTATATAgtattgaatttatatattactAAATTTAGGCAGCATAGTACATAAATTCACTGCTGATCAAAATCTTCATTCAAACATTAGATGTCACAAACTGAGCAGACTTCATTCAAAAGATACCAGCACAAACTCGAATACATACACAGCAGACGTCAGTCAAGAGATCGT is part of the Phragmites australis chromosome 12, lpPhrAust1.1, whole genome shotgun sequence genome and harbors:
- the LOC133887171 gene encoding tropinone reductase homolog At2g29150-like isoform X2; protein product: MAGSGGSSREERWSLAGATALITGGSKGIGHAIVEELAGFGARVHTCSRNAAELEECRRRWAEKGLAVTVSVCDVSVRADRENLMAAVKETFAGKLDILVNNAAQLLMKPAMECAAEDYAHFMTTNLESIFHLSQLAHPLLLGTSIPGGGGSIVNISSIAGHLGIPGRNEPADKELGCRVGPRQDSCELRRARRRHDGHDESGPAGVPGAGALAHPDAAERRAGGGRVRGVVPLHAGGLLRHRPSRLHRRRPDHKRMS
- the LOC133887171 gene encoding noroxomaritidine/norcraugsodine reductase-like isoform X1, which produces MAGSGGSSREERWSLAGATALITGGSKGIGHAIVEELAGFGARVHTCSRNAAELEECRRRWAEKGLAVTVSVCDVSVRADRENLMAAVKETFAGKLDILVNNAAQLLMKPAMECAAEDYAHFMTTNLESIFHLSQLAHPLLLGTSIPGGGGSIVNISSIAGHLGIPGLALYCTAKGGMNQLTRSLAAEWARDKIRVNCVAPGVVTTDMMNQVQPESLERELSRIPMRRSGEPAEVASVVSFLCMPAASYVTGQVVYIDGGRTISA